A genome region from Gallus gallus isolate bGalGal1 chromosome 9, bGalGal1.mat.broiler.GRCg7b, whole genome shotgun sequence includes the following:
- the LOC424919 gene encoding deoxyribodipyrimidine photo-lyase isoform X1 translates to MPRGNGKGRKERDAGREEEEAVGTLEAAVREARRRTAPSVRDFRYNKQRARLVSRGSELKEGAECILYWMCRDQRVQDNWAFLYAQRLALKQELPLRVCFCLVPAFLDATIRHYGFMLRGLREVAKECAELDIPFHVLLGCPKDVLPSFVVEHGVGGLVTDFCPLRVPRQWVEEVKERLPEDVPFAQVDAHNIVPCWVASPKQEYSARTIRAKIHSQLPEFLTEFPPVIQHPHPPPNPPEPIAWDACYSSLQVDRTVTEVAWATPGTAAGLAMLQSFITERLKSFGSQRNDPNKAALSNLSPWFHFGQVSTQRAILEVQKHRRVYKESVDAFVEEAVVRRELAENFCYYNENYDSVRGAYDWAQSTLKLHAKDKRPFLYKLPQLEQATTHDPLWNAAQLQMVREGKMHGFLRMYWAKKILEWTRSPEEALQFAIYLNDRYELDGMDPNGYVGCLWSICGIHDQGWKERDVFGKIRYMNYAGCKRKFDVDQFERRYAHCK, encoded by the exons ATGCCGCGGGGCAACgggaaggggagaaaggagagggatgcggggagggaggaggaggaggccgTGGGCACGCTGGAGGCCGCGGTGCGGGAAGCCCGGCGCAGGACAGCCCCGTCGGTGCGGGATTTCCGCTACAACAAGCAGCGGGCCCGGCTCGTGTCCCGGGGCTCCGAGCTGAAGGAAGGCGCCGAGTGCATCCTCTATTGGATGTGCCGGGACCAGCGGGTGCAAG ATAACTGGGCTTTCCTCTACGCCCAGCGCCTGGCCCTCAAGCAAGAGCTGCCTCTCCGCGTCTGCTTCTGCCTGGTGCCGGCGTTCCTGGATGCCACCATCCGCCACTATGGCTTCATGCTGAGGGGGCTGCGGGAGGTGGCCAAG GAGTGTGCGGAGCTGGACATCCCCTTCCacgtgctgctgggctgccccaAGGATGTTCTGCCCAGCTTCGTGGTGGAGCACGGCGTGGGAGGGCTGGTGACAGACTTCTGTCCCCTCCGTGTCCCCCGGCAGTGGGTGGAGGAGGTCAAGGAGCGATTGCCTGAGGATGTGCCCTTTGCACAG GTGGATGCCCACAACATTGTGCCCTGCTGGGTTGCATCCCCCAAGCAGGAGTACAGCGCCAGGACCATCCGGGCCAAGATCCACAGCCAGCTTCCAGAGTTCCTCACCGAGTTCCCTCCTGTTATTCAGCACCCACATCCACCACCCAACCCCCCAGAG CCCATTGCATGGGATGCCTGCTACTCCAGCCTGCAGGTGGACCGTACGGTGACAGAGGTGGCATGGGCGacccctggcactgctgctgggctggcCATGCTGCAGTCCTTCATCACCGAGCGGCTCAAGTCCTTTGGCTCACAGAGGAATGACCCAAACAAGGCAGCTCTCAGCAACCTTTCTCCATGGTTCCACTTTG GCCAGGTGTCTACCCAGCGAGCCATCCTGGAGGTGCAGAAGCACCGTCGTGTCTACAAGGAGTCGGTGGATGCTTTTGTGGAGGAGGCTGTGGTACGGCGGGAGCTGGCAGAGAACTTTTGCTACTACAACGAGAACTACGACAGTGTGAGAG GTGCCTATGACTGGGCACAAAGCACGCTGAAGCTCCATGCCAAAGACAAGCGGCCCTTTCTCTACAAGTTGCCCCAACTGGAGCAGGCCACCACACATGACCCACTCTGGAACGCTGCTCAG CTACAGATGGTGCGGGAGGGCAAGATGCACGGCTTCCTGCGGATGTACTGGGCCAAGAAGATCCTGGAGTGGACCCGCAGCCCTGAGGAAGCCCTACAGTTCGCCATCTACCTCAACGACCGCTATGAGCTGGATGGGATGGACCCCAACGGCTACGTAG